The Microcystis aeruginosa NIES-843 sequence AGATTCGAGTCTATCTAGTCTATTTTCTTCCGAGTTACTCATATTCAGTTACCGGTTATCAGTTATCAGTTATCAGTTACCAGTTACCACTTCCCCACTGATTACTGACTCAGTAAGTAATCTCAATTAATTGTTAGATAATTGTTAGATAGTGGGACAGGCTTCTGGTTCTTTGTCTGTTATCTTTAATTGTAAACCGGCTACCTAGTTGATGATAGGTGGTGCGTTACGACGGATTGTTACCTTGAAGTCAAAACAGGAATTTTTGCCGTCTAACGCACCCTACATTTTACTATTGCCTGTGGCCTATTTCCCTAACTAACCGAGAAAGAATCAACGATAGTTTCAAAGAGTTCTTGAATTTGCGTCCAACGTTTTTGGGAAGTGGAAAGATTAAAAGAATAGAGTTTATTATTATTAACCGTGACGCTGGCCAGATTATGACGTTCTTGGCCGTTGGCTAATTTAACTTGATATTCGAGGATATAATAATCTTGACCGTCGATTTGATGAGATTCTGAGCGAATTAATTCTACTTCCTTATCGAGATTGGGGTTAAGACTGTTATTTTTCAGGAGACGATAGCCCACTTCCGAGGGTGTCCCTAAATCTGTTAAGGTTTTATTGTCGGGGATGGGATTGATAATAACGCTTAAATTTTCGCTCGTTTCGATCAGGTCATGAAAAACCACATCTACTCCTGCAACTTTTTTCACATCCACCTGCGTCCAACCCTTAGGATATAAAAATTGATAGCCTTGGCTGCCACTGGTGTATCCTTGCAGTCCAGCGATGGGAGTTGCACAACCGGTTAAGAGGAGGGTGGTAATTAGGAGGAAAGTCGCCAAAAGAGATTTAATCATGATATTTTGACCTGTGAGTAGGGCTGTTTAATTTTACCTTGAATTGTTTAGGTGAACGGATTATGAAAATTAAGAAAAAATTGACAATTATTATAGCTATAGCGACTTTTTTACTGACTATCTCTCCCCTAAGCGCTCAAACTACCGCTAACCCCGTGAAGGCTGTAGAATTTTATAATCGGGGGGTGGATCGTTTAACCGCAGGGGATTACTCAGGGGCGATCGCTGATTTTACTCAAGCTCTACAATTAGAGCCGAAGGATGCCGATGCTTACTATAATCGCGGCTATGCGGAATTAGTTCTCGGCCAGTACGAGCGAGCGATCGCAGATTATACCCAGGCCTTGACAATCAACTCTAATTATGTTAATGCTCTCGGTAATCGTTGTTATGTGCATTATCTGACGAAAAAATACGAGGCAGCGGTGGAAGATTGCACAAAAGCGATCGCTTTAAACGGAAATTTTGCTGATTTCTTTATTTATCGCGGTAATGCTAAGGATGACTTGGGAAGACACCTAGAAGCGATCGAGGATTACACAAAAGCTTTGAGTTTACAGGGAACTAGAGGACAGGATCGCATTTTCTATAATCGCGCTCTAGCCCATAACCGAGCCGGACAGCAGGAAATGGCTTTAAGGGACTATAATGAGAGTCTGAAAATTAATGCTAATTTTGCCGAAGCGTACCACAATCGGGGTTTGACCTATTATAAATTGGGAAACAGGGAAAAAGCGATCGCTGATTTAGAGGAAGCGGCCCGTCTAGCGTTATCTCAGGGTAAACAGGGGACTGCGGCTAAGTCTCAGTCAGCAGTGGCATTAATTCAGGGTCAAAAGCCTTAAAATAGGGAGTAGTTGTGATATTAGCGGTAAAGAGGAGTGAAAGGGGCTAAATCGCAACTACGAGGGACTAAATTTTAGCCAGCTTGGGATGCGTAAAAAGCGACGGCTAACAGTCCACCGACAAGTGTGATCGCAGCAACGCCCCAGACAAGATAATTACGTTGTTGCGATTTAGTGGGGGGAGCCGCTTGATAAACTTTCGGTTCGGCGGCGAAATTATTTAAGCGTCCACCTTCTTCGTTTGTATAAGGCATAATCAAAACCTCAAATATGACAATTTTTCAGGAAAAAAATCCTCTTATTACAATACTACAACATATTAGTAACCGAGTCGGGGATGTGGGAAATTCTCACGGGGATAACAATTCTTAGTCTGGGGGTAACTGCCGGACTCTGCTACTTTTATTGGCGATCGCATTGCCAAGGATTGCAACTGCGAAAACAAGTTAAAAAAAGTCAATCATACTAAATCCGTTTTTAAGTAGTTGGACAAAAGTAAAGTTAACTGTGGGGTAAGGAGTCGGTCGTCAGGAGTCGGTCGTCAGTAAGAATTGCGGCAATTTACATTTCTTAAGATAGACAACAGAATTTATGTCCGACTACTTAATACTAGAATAACGAGCCTTGAATATAAGTATTGCTTCTTTCTTTTTTAAATCTTTTAAATCTCTCTGCAGCTATCTCGCAATAGTCTGGTCGAATTTCAAAACCCACAAAAATTCTTCCTAATCCCAAGGCCGCTATTCCCGTGGAACAAGAACCAGCAAAGGGATCAAGAATTATTTCTACCGGATTAGATGAAGCTTGTATAATTCTCTCGACAATTGCTAAAGGAAATTGTGCGGGATGTCCAGTTCTTTCCTTAGAACTGCGCTTTTCTCCTGTAGTGACTTTAGGAACTTCCCACACATCAGAAGGATTTTTACCGAGGGGATTACAACGATATTTACCATTTTTCTTTTGATTGGGATACTTAACGTTAGGGTCACGAATATTGTCTAAGTTAAAAGTATATTCTTGGCAATTTTTGAGATAAAAAAGCCATTTTTCATTGCGAGGACTAAGACGATTTTTTGTAGAAACACCTGCCCCATATTTCCAGACAATTTCTTGTAAAAGATAAAAGGGAGACTTATCCCAAAGAAGATAGGGAATCGGAACACATAATCCCTTTTCTGGTACTTCTAAATAACCAACATTTAGCCACAAAGCACCGTTATCTTGAGTAATCTGATAAATTTGCCGCAGCCAATTAGCACACCAATCAACATAGTCATTGATTGAAAGAACTCGTTCATATTCTTTGCCAATATTATAAGGTGGTGATGTAACAGTGAGGTCAATTTTTATGTCACTATGAGATAGTTTAGACAAAAAGTCTGTGGCATCTCCTTGATAAAGAATAAAGCCGTTGTCCGAGTAAAAAGGTTGACCAAGATGACTAACCAGAATTTCTTTAAGAAAATTAAATTTGTTGGCTCTATCTTTTTCTAACTCTGGAGAAAATGGCTGTAGTAAGGAGGAAGGAGCAATCTGAGTTGATTGATGATCAACAATTCCCTCTGCTAGATAAGAGTTTTGTTCCTTGCTGGCAATTGGACGAGACTCATCTTCCCTAGACGATAGTTTTTTTTGTTTCCGCTGGGACTCTACAACCATAATCTCAAAGGACAGGTAAGTATTTTGATAGTTTTAATTATGCCCTTATTTTACCAAAATATCACTGGAGTTGTGCTTAATTTAATAACTTTTGTAATCATTCTCCTTCCCTTACCCTGGATGGGGGGGGTAAAACCCCACCAAGAGTTAAAGATTGACTGATAAAGCAGCGAGTTTTCCTTGAAAAATCTCAACTGAGTAGATTGGATAATTAGGAGATGCACCCGAAAATTATCCCTAAAATGGTGGTAAATAACCCATGGCATTTTTGACTCGATCGAGAGTTTGATTGGCCACCGCTTCTGCTTTGAGACGACCTTGCCGCAAAACTGTGGCTAAATAATCTTTATCCTCTCTAATTTGAGCGTATTTTTCCCGAATAGGTTTCAGAGATTCTATGGTGACTTCTGTTAACATCGGTTTAAATTGTCCCCAACCTAAATCGGCACATTCTCCCCCGACTACCTCTTTACTTTTTCCCGATAAAATGCTATAGAGAGTTAATAAATTATGGCATTCGGGACGTTCTGGATCATCGAAAGTTAAACCCTTAACTAGATCGGTTTTACAGCGTTTAATTTTCTTGGCAATGACATCAGGACTATCGAGAATATTAATCCGACTCATCTCGGAAGGATCGGATTTAGACATTTTATTCCGGCCATCGGTTAAACTCATCACCCGCGCTCCTTCCTTGCGGATCATCGGATCAGGAAGTTTTAAAATTGGTTGTTTCGGTTGCCCAAAAAGATGATTAATTCTAACGGCTATATCGCGGGTTAATTCTAAATGTTGTTTTTGATCTTCTCCCACGGGTACTTTATCGGCATCGTAGAGTAGGATATCGGCAGCCATCAGCACGGGATAATCGAGTAAACCTGTGCCAACATTTTCCCCCTGTTTAATCGCTTTTTCTTTAAATTGAATCATATCGGTTAACCAATTTAAAGGGGTGATACAATTCAATAACCAAGTTAATTCCGTATGGGCCTTAACGTGGGATTGGACAAAGATAGTCGCGTATTCTAAATCAATTCCGCAGGCTAAATATAAAGCGGCAATTGCTAAAGTATCCTCCGCAAGAGTGGCGGGATTATGGGGAACGGTGATCGCGTGTAAATCGACCACACAAAAGAAATTATCGTAGTCTTTTTGTCCCTCCACCCAATTGCGGATCGCACCGAGATAATTGCCTAAATGTAAATTGCCGGTTGGTTGCACACCAGATAAGATTCTTTGTTTACCCATAACTCTTGCGATCGCTTTTTATCATGATTTCATTGTATCAGTTTTTGCGGGTAATTTCATCCTAAATCCAATTGGGAAAAATCATTCTCAGATAATAATCCCGCACTGACAGGGGAATGCCTAAATAAATTGGTAGCCAATAGATAAAAGCAAAAATTATCAAAATTATGAGTGAGCGCGAGCCATTTTTATAAATAGGACTGGAACTTTCTAAACCATCGGCTAAGAGCCAAGCTAGAGCAATCCAAGTGAAGCTATAGGCAGCCATATAATGATAGAGAAAGGTGCAGCGACTAATTTTTAACCAAGGCAGCAGATTAGCAATATAGTTACAGATAAGATAGGCGGAAATTACTCGCTCTTTTCGGTTAAATAATCGACTAAAAACTACTAGAATTGCTCCCGTAGAAAACCACCACAAAAACGGATTTCCCATAGCGTGAACATCATAAATTTTATCATCTACTCTCTTAAAATAATAAGCCACAGGTCGCCCCATTACTAACCAACTATACCAGGGAGAACAATAGGGATGAACATCAGATTGATTACCTTTTATTCTCTGATGAAATGACAAAATTTCTTGATGTACTTGCCAAAAATTATATTGATGGTTGACGAGAAGATGCGGTATCCACAGTAAACTATAGGTAACTAGGGGAAAGATAATTAAGGCGATAAAAATGTCCTCTAATCTCAGGTTAGTTGCCTTTGTCCAAAGATTATCTTTTGACTGCTCTTGATTCAATATTTTTATTAACCAAGCAATACCGATAAAAATAAATATTCCCAGTAAAAATCCTAAGCCATTCCATTTAATATTTGCCGCTAAACCGAAACAAACCCCCGATAATAATAACCAATTGAGTTTCTGATTTTTCTGGAGTGCTAATAAAAAAAATAATTGTCCAGACAAACCGAATAAAATTAAGTAAATATTATTGAGAGCGTAGCGGGATTCCACCAGAAATAATCCGTCTAAACTGGCGAGGAAAGTTGTGATTAAAAATACAGTTGTTCTCCGAGTTAATTGATAAGCAATTGCGCCAATAATTAGGGGAATAAAAGAACCAGTGAAAGCATTTAACCAGCGATAACTAAAAGTTGAGCGCAGGGAACCTGTTAAATTATTAATGGTTTCAGGATCGGCAGGAAAATGGGAGCCAATCCAGATACTAATAGCAATTAAATATTGACTTAATGGTGGGTGAGACTGGAAAAATTCTTTACCGATTAGATATTCATTGCCGTATTTAGCATAATAAACTTCATCGAAAACAAGAGTATTAAACTGACTGAGATTCCAGAATCTTATTCCTAGAGAAAATACAAATATCCCTAGGATAGATAGGTTAAATTTTACTTGAGAACTCATGGAAAGATAATAGTTATGATAACTGGGAATTTTCTGTTAAACGCAAGCGAAATTCTTTGACAGCAAGACGGGGATTAGGATGGTTGACGTATTCGGCTAATAATTCTAAATTTAAATCCGGTAATAAAGCACTTTTAGGGATTAAAATATATTCGCCATTCTCTTGTAAAGAATAGATTTTTAACTGATTATCTTGCCAAAACCAAACCTCTTGAGTTCCCAATCTTTGATAAACTTCTAAAACTTTCAGGCTGCCACTGGTTAAGATTATTTCTATCGCCAAATCAGGAAACTCTTTTTCTGTGAATAAACAAAAACATTCATCTGGTTCTTTTCCCGCTTCTTTTTCCTGTTTTCGCAAAGTGGTGGAACCTAATCCCCAGAAATCAATTTCAGCATATTCTAAATAAACTTCTACCAATCTACCGATATTTTTTTTGCTAACTTCGTGACGACGACTAGGAGCCATAATTTCTACCATTCCATCTAAGTAAGTAATGCGATAACTGGAACTATCTTCTAAATGTTTTAAGAGGGTTTCGTACTGTTGCCAATTAACCCCAGAAATAAACATTCTTTGTTCAGGATCATTAGCTTTTAACTCGAAATCTTCTAATCCTTGTAACCGAATCGTAGTCATCATAAAATTAATTACCTCGTCTATTTTACTTAATTACTCAGGAAGACTTATTTTGATTTCTTCTGGTCTGAATTTTAGCGCGTAAAATCCTAACTTTATAGGGATCGGCATCTTTTCGCCACAGAATCTGATAGCCTTTGATTGTAGCACAATGCTCCTCTAAACATTTTTGCCAACCCTGTAAACGTTCGATCGCTTTTCTATCTTCTAACAATCCCCAATCCTTTTCTAATTGAGTTAAGCGAAGCAATTTATCATAGTTGGGATAATCAGCCGTTACTAAAAGCTCTTTTTCGTGTAAAATTGGCGGATTAGGACTATCCCGATAATCACGAAAACTAAAATCAGCCGAACCTAAATATACATCCATGCTAGTAGCTAAAATCGGATGAATTTCTGTATCAAAATTGGGGTAATAGAGATAGGAAATTTTGGGTTGACGAAAGGATAAACGAATAACATTAGCATTTTCTAACCGTCCGATAGTTTGACTAGCACAACCTTCATATAAGCGTAATAACATCGGTAATTTTTCCAGAATGCTAATATGAATAGTTAGGGAATAACGGGAAAGTTTGCCTAAAGAACTATTTTCACAAGTACAAGCGATCGCTGGCAGATTTCCCGCACTTATTAACACTTCTTCTGCTAAAGCGCAAGCATTGCGATAACTGCCAAATAAAGCTTTAAAATCGGCACGGGTAGCGGGGGATAATTCCCGTACTTTCGGACAGTGGCTAAATTGACTTAAAGCTAAATAAAGTAAAAGATCGGCGCGTCTTTTATCAGCAATTATCTCCCATTCTTCCGCTTCTGTTACTTGTAAAATAACTTGAAAAGCGCGTCTAAAAGTGCCAAATTCTGCCTTAATTTCTTCCTCTTGTAATAATTCTCCCGCGACGGGTAAACGTCCCTGCTGGGTGTAAAATTCCATCAGGGGAGTCAATAAATCTTCGTAATCTTCAAAGCATTTGAGATGGGTTTTAATTTTAGGAGTGGTAGCGCGGGAACGCCATCTGGATAAACGAAAAGCTTCCGCTTTTTCTTCCTCTCGAAAAACTAGATAAACTCCCAAAGTTATCGGAATAGAATCAACCCCCAAAGTGCTATCAATATACTGTTTTAGTTCTTCCTGTTGATAGTATTTTTGAAAGGTATTACGACGGGTTATAATTCCATCTTCATAGGCCATTAAACCCCGTTCGCTATCATCAATTAGAATCTGTGCTGAAACAATTAAAACTTGACGGGTTAGTTGCCAAGCTTTTAATAAGGCTTCCTGCCGTTCTTCGGCGGATTCAATAACATTAATTACATAGCCTAAATTAACAATATCAGATTCAATTAAAGGACTATCGGGACGATAATAAGGATCCCAACCTTCACTTTGATAACCCTGTTCAGCTATGCGTTCTATATCACCTCCATAACCACAACCGTAATCAAAAAAAGTGGTTTCAGGAAGGAATAATCCCGCCGCTAATGCTAATCTTGCTGGACGAGAAAGGGTTTTGCGAACAAGAGCAGCCTTGTGGCGATCAATTATTATCGATTTTTCCTTTTGTCCCTCTAGATTACAAACTAAATAATCTCCAGCAAAATCAAGGTTATGCTTTCTTAAAAGCCGTTGCCATTCCTGTTTAGTACCGATGGGATAAGAACTGTTTAAAAGTCCTAAAGCACTCTCGATTTTTGTGAGATGCTCGAATTCTTGATAAAGGGGATAGTCCCTAGTAACAAAAGTTTCTTTTCGGTGTAAAATGGGCGGATTATCGGCATTTTGATAATTCCATTCACTTAAGATTAATGTCCCCAGATCTACCACTAAACTTTTAGTTAAAGCTGGGTGAGGTTCCCGATCAAAATCGGGATAAAAAAGATAGGATATTTTCGGTTTATCGGTGCTAAATTTAATTATTGTTGCCTCGGATAAATGCTGATTAATTCTTGCTTGTTGTTCGTAATTCTGGAGGATAGGATCCAGTTGATGTAATGCTTCTCGATGAACATAAAGCGCCCCCGGTAATAGTTTACCGATGGGACTAACTTGACACAGTTGCACGATTACGGCGAAATTCTCAGCCATGGCAATTAATCTGTCTAATCACAAATTCTAGAGACAGAAAAAACTAAATAAATCTAGTTAAATGAACCCGATAGCGCTCTTTTTTTGTCACAGTAACCTCACCCACTTCTAAACGACCTTTTCCCCGAAAAGAAATCAAATCACCGGTTTTAACGTTATAACTAGATTGACTGATATCTTTCCAGTTAACTCGCACATCCCCGGCGCTAATTGCCTCGGCCATTTTACTGCGAGAAATGCCAAAACCCGCCGATGCGATCGCATCTAAACGCAAGGAAGCTTCCACAGTATTAATTTCTTTTTTTTGCGGTGGTCTAACTTTTAATTCCGTCAAAGGAATCGGGCTAGTTTTCACGGGAACCGAACGCACTTGTAGTAAATTAGCAGATAAAAAATCTGCCAATTCAGGTACTACAATCGCCTGCGCTCCTCGCTCACCTAAAACGATTATATCGCCGACTTTTTCCCGGACGATACCCGTCCCCAACATCGCCCCTAAAAAATCCCGGTGGTTAGCGGTATCAAAAAGAAAATTACCGGCAA is a genomic window containing:
- the psbP gene encoding photosystem II reaction center PsbP gives rise to the protein MIKSLLATFLLITTLLLTGCATPIAGLQGYTSGSQGYQFLYPKGWTQVDVKKVAGVDVVFHDLIETSENLSVIINPIPDNKTLTDLGTPSEVGYRLLKNNSLNPNLDKEVELIRSESHQIDGQDYYILEYQVKLANGQERHNLASVTVNNNKLYSFNLSTSQKRWTQIQELFETIVDSFSVS
- a CDS encoding tetratricopeptide repeat protein, whose product is MKIKKKLTIIIAIATFLLTISPLSAQTTANPVKAVEFYNRGVDRLTAGDYSGAIADFTQALQLEPKDADAYYNRGYAELVLGQYERAIADYTQALTINSNYVNALGNRCYVHYLTKKYEAAVEDCTKAIALNGNFADFFIYRGNAKDDLGRHLEAIEDYTKALSLQGTRGQDRIFYNRALAHNRAGQQEMALRDYNESLKINANFAEAYHNRGLTYYKLGNREKAIADLEEAARLALSQGKQGTAAKSQSAVALIQGQKP
- the psb34 gene encoding photosystem II assembly protein Psb34; protein product: MPYTNEEGGRLNNFAAEPKVYQAAPPTKSQQRNYLVWGVAAITLVGGLLAVAFYASQAG
- a CDS encoding DNA-methyltransferase yields the protein MVVESQRKQKKLSSREDESRPIASKEQNSYLAEGIVDHQSTQIAPSSLLQPFSPELEKDRANKFNFLKEILVSHLGQPFYSDNGFILYQGDATDFLSKLSHSDIKIDLTVTSPPYNIGKEYERVLSINDYVDWCANWLRQIYQITQDNGALWLNVGYLEVPEKGLCVPIPYLLWDKSPFYLLQEIVWKYGAGVSTKNRLSPRNEKWLFYLKNCQEYTFNLDNIRDPNVKYPNQKKNGKYRCNPLGKNPSDVWEVPKVTTGEKRSSKERTGHPAQFPLAIVERIIQASSNPVEIILDPFAGSCSTGIAALGLGRIFVGFEIRPDYCEIAAERFKRFKKERSNTYIQGSLF
- the trpS gene encoding tryptophan--tRNA ligase, which gives rise to MGKQRILSGVQPTGNLHLGNYLGAIRNWVEGQKDYDNFFCVVDLHAITVPHNPATLAEDTLAIAALYLACGIDLEYATIFVQSHVKAHTELTWLLNCITPLNWLTDMIQFKEKAIKQGENVGTGLLDYPVLMAADILLYDADKVPVGEDQKQHLELTRDIAVRINHLFGQPKQPILKLPDPMIRKEGARVMSLTDGRNKMSKSDPSEMSRINILDSPDVIAKKIKRCKTDLVKGLTFDDPERPECHNLLTLYSILSGKSKEVVGGECADLGWGQFKPMLTEVTIESLKPIREKYAQIREDKDYLATVLRQGRLKAEAVANQTLDRVKNAMGYLPPF
- a CDS encoding dolichyl-phosphate-mannose--protein mannosyltransferase produces the protein MSSQVKFNLSILGIFVFSLGIRFWNLSQFNTLVFDEVYYAKYGNEYLIGKEFFQSHPPLSQYLIAISIWIGSHFPADPETINNLTGSLRSTFSYRWLNAFTGSFIPLIIGAIAYQLTRRTTVFLITTFLASLDGLFLVESRYALNNIYLILFGLSGQLFFLLALQKNQKLNWLLLSGVCFGLAANIKWNGLGFLLGIFIFIGIAWLIKILNQEQSKDNLWTKATNLRLEDIFIALIIFPLVTYSLLWIPHLLVNHQYNFWQVHQEILSFHQRIKGNQSDVHPYCSPWYSWLVMGRPVAYYFKRVDDKIYDVHAMGNPFLWWFSTGAILVVFSRLFNRKERVISAYLICNYIANLLPWLKISRCTFLYHYMAAYSFTWIALAWLLADGLESSSPIYKNGSRSLIILIIFAFIYWLPIYLGIPLSVRDYYLRMIFPNWI
- a CDS encoding Uma2 family endonuclease encodes the protein MMTTIRLQGLEDFELKANDPEQRMFISGVNWQQYETLLKHLEDSSSYRITYLDGMVEIMAPSRRHEVSKKNIGRLVEVYLEYAEIDFWGLGSTTLRKQEKEAGKEPDECFCLFTEKEFPDLAIEIILTSGSLKVLEVYQRLGTQEVWFWQDNQLKIYSLQENGEYILIPKSALLPDLNLELLAEYVNHPNPRLAVKEFRLRLTENSQLS
- a CDS encoding DNA phosphorothioation-associated putative methyltransferase, whose translation is MAENFAVIVQLCQVSPIGKLLPGALYVHREALHQLDPILQNYEQQARINQHLSEATIIKFSTDKPKISYLFYPDFDREPHPALTKSLVVDLGTLILSEWNYQNADNPPILHRKETFVTRDYPLYQEFEHLTKIESALGLLNSSYPIGTKQEWQRLLRKHNLDFAGDYLVCNLEGQKEKSIIIDRHKAALVRKTLSRPARLALAAGLFLPETTFFDYGCGYGGDIERIAEQGYQSEGWDPYYRPDSPLIESDIVNLGYVINVIESAEERQEALLKAWQLTRQVLIVSAQILIDDSERGLMAYEDGIITRRNTFQKYYQQEELKQYIDSTLGVDSIPITLGVYLVFREEEKAEAFRLSRWRSRATTPKIKTHLKCFEDYEDLLTPLMEFYTQQGRLPVAGELLQEEEIKAEFGTFRRAFQVILQVTEAEEWEIIADKRRADLLLYLALSQFSHCPKVRELSPATRADFKALFGSYRNACALAEEVLISAGNLPAIACTCENSSLGKLSRYSLTIHISILEKLPMLLRLYEGCASQTIGRLENANVIRLSFRQPKISYLYYPNFDTEIHPILATSMDVYLGSADFSFRDYRDSPNPPILHEKELLVTADYPNYDKLLRLTQLEKDWGLLEDRKAIERLQGWQKCLEEHCATIKGYQILWRKDADPYKVRILRAKIQTRRNQNKSS
- a CDS encoding photosystem II S4 domain protein encodes the protein MLPREELLKGVENREEIAKVIDKAEQAIKTWEVTVTDFLSPAVLAEVERVFQRLTDVSMQKWGGYPQAERQRLGIARVDLPLTVTDIPLSALDIAGNFLFDTANHRDFLGAMLGTGIVREKVGDIIVLGERGAQAIVVPELADFLSANLLQVRSVPVKTSPIPLTELKVRPPQKKEINTVEASLRLDAIASAGFGISRSKMAEAISAGDVRVNWKDISQSSYNVKTGDLISFRGKGRLEVGEVTVTKKERYRVHLTRFI